The following proteins come from a genomic window of Methanothermobacter sp.:
- a CDS encoding extracellular solute-binding protein: protein MNKNLTLILLISLVAVLGTYYLTYSGKEILRISTTTSLEDTGLLEELEAKFEKKYPNIDIQIVSGGTGIAIERGKMGDADLLIVHDKEREEEFIKEGYGTERYPFAYNYFYIVGPKDDPANIKGTKRATEAFQKIFTKAQRNPQVKFVSRGDNSGTHAKEMKIWNKTGHYTIIKEKPWYIETGSGMADTLKVADEKQAYTITDSGTYLAYKDKLNLTVYIKDDNELLNVYSAIPINPKKIKSVNYDAAMKFINFLLSKEGQDIIAKYGKDKYGEPLFIPWKIRPTNLDHD, encoded by the coding sequence TTGAACAAGAATTTAACACTCATCCTATTAATAAGCTTAGTAGCAGTATTGGGAACATACTATCTAACCTACTCTGGAAAAGAAATCCTTAGAATATCCACAACAACAAGCCTCGAGGATACAGGATTACTTGAAGAACTTGAAGCTAAATTCGAAAAAAAATATCCCAACATTGACATCCAAATAGTATCAGGCGGGACCGGAATAGCAATAGAAAGAGGAAAAATGGGGGACGCTGACCTCCTAATCGTTCATGACAAAGAAAGAGAAGAAGAGTTCATAAAAGAAGGCTACGGGACAGAGAGATACCCCTTCGCCTATAACTACTTTTATATCGTCGGCCCAAAGGACGACCCAGCAAATATCAAGGGGACAAAAAGGGCAACAGAAGCATTCCAGAAAATCTTCACAAAAGCTCAAAGAAACCCTCAAGTAAAATTCGTATCAAGGGGCGATAATTCAGGGACACATGCAAAAGAAATGAAAATCTGGAACAAAACAGGCCACTATACCATTATAAAAGAAAAACCATGGTATATTGAAACTGGAAGTGGAATGGCTGACACCCTCAAGGTAGCGGATGAAAAACAGGCTTACACAATCACGGATTCTGGAACTTACCTTGCATACAAGGACAAACTAAATCTCACAGTTTATATTAAAGATGATAACGAGCTTCTCAATGTATACTCAGCAATCCCCATCAATCCAAAAAAAATAAAAAGTGTAAACTATGATGCCGCCATGAAATTCATAAATTTTCTCCTAAGTAAAGAAGGACAAGATATCATAGCAAAATATGGCAAAGACAAATACGGAGAACCATTATTCATACCTTGGAAAATCAGACCCACAAACCTGGACCACGACTGA
- a CDS encoding ABC transporter permease: MNEILQGILKALELIITFDPEVVDITSRTLMISLSSTLLASLIAVPTGAIIHFKEFKGKQVIINIIQTLYSIPTVLVGLLVFLLISKSGPLGSLNLLFTPAGMIIAQAILILPLITGFSITALRGVGDDIVDLARSLGATEYQTLSTLVSEAKYGIIAAIILGFGRAISEVGIAIMIGGNIRGYTRVITSAMSLETSKGNLELSIALGIILLMISLLVNTLLNYFQEK; the protein is encoded by the coding sequence TTGAATGAAATATTACAAGGTATTCTAAAAGCATTGGAACTTATAATAACATTTGACCCTGAAGTAGTCGATATAACATCACGTACATTGATGATTTCACTTTCATCAACATTATTAGCATCGCTCATCGCAGTACCCACCGGGGCCATAATACATTTTAAAGAATTCAAAGGTAAGCAGGTCATCATAAATATAATCCAGACATTATATAGTATACCTACGGTTTTAGTTGGATTACTTGTATTCTTACTAATTTCAAAATCTGGACCTCTAGGATCCTTGAACCTTTTATTCACTCCAGCTGGTATGATAATCGCCCAGGCTATACTGATATTGCCTCTAATAACCGGTTTTAGTATAACAGCCCTTAGGGGTGTTGGTGATGATATCGTAGATCTTGCAAGATCCTTGGGGGCTACGGAATACCAGACACTCTCTACTTTAGTTTCTGAGGCGAAATATGGTATAATTGCTGCCATAATCCTAGGTTTTGGCAGGGCAATATCAGAAGTTGGTATTGCCATAATGATTGGTGGGAACATAAGGGGCTACACTAGGGTTATAACAAGTGCAATGTCCCTTGAAACATCCAAGGGGAACCTAGAACTTTCAATAGCCCTTGGAATAATACTACTCATGATCTCACTCCT